From Erigeron canadensis isolate Cc75 chromosome 8, C_canadensis_v1, whole genome shotgun sequence, one genomic window encodes:
- the LOC122578122 gene encoding shikimate kinase, chloroplastic: protein MEAKVIQSLHLKTWVGSDYTVPTLTSSMRLCTRFEKKKKVNMLHTNHLETIKATIVRRQAQLKVSCTSQNIPASVLESGIIIKEEDLLLKKKSEEIEPCLSGRCIYLVGMMGSGKTTIGQILSEVLGYSFFDSDKLIEQTAGGIAVADIFKLHGETFFRDNETEVLHKLSAMHRLVISTGGGAVIRPVNWKHMNKGISVFIDVPLDALAQRITAIGTASRPLLHHGSGDAYTQTLKRLSKLWEDRSEAYTNAHVRVSLEGIAAKLGVKDVCCVNPTQIAIETLIQIEEYLKK from the exons ATGGAGGCCAAAGTTATCCAGAGTTTACACTTGAAAACATGGGTGGGTTCCGATTACACGGTTCCTACACTAACCAGTTCAATGAGGTTATGTACAAGgtttgagaaaaagaaaaaggttaataTGCTCCATACCAATCATTTGGAAACTATAAAAGCGACAATTGTGCGTAGACAAGCTCAGTTAAAGGTGTCATGTACTTCTCAGAACATTCCAG CTTCAGTACTCGAATCTGGGATTATTATTAAGGAAGAAGATCTGTTGTTAAAG AAGAAATCGGAAGAGATTGAGCCGTGTCTGAGTGGAAGGTGTATTTATCTTGTTG GAATGATGGGATCCGGGAAAACAACAATAGGCCAGATCTTGTCTGAAGTTCTTGGTTATTCTTTTTTTGACAG TGACAAATTAATCGAGCAGACGGCTGGGGGAATTGCAGTTGCTGATATATTTAAGTTACATGGTGAGACCTTTTTCAGAGATAATGAG ACTGAAGTATTGCATAAGCTGTCAGCGATGCATCGACTTGTAATTTCTACGGGCGGGGGTGCTGTTATCCGTCCTGTCAATTG GAAGCATATGAACAAGGGTATTAGTGTCTTTATAGATGTACCTTTGGATGCATTAGCACAAAGAATAACGGCTATAGGTACAGCTTCTCGCCCACTTTTGCATCACGGATCTGGCGATGCTTACACGCAA ACCTTGAAGAGACTATCTAAGCTTTGGGAAGATAGGAGTGAAGCTTACACCAATGCCCATGTGAGGGTCTCATTAGAGG GTATTGCGGCCAAGTTAGGAGTCAAAGATGTATGCTGCGTTAATCCAACTCAAATTGCAATTGag ACACTCATCCAAATTGAGGAATACTTGAAAAAATAG
- the LOC122579614 gene encoding probable histone chaperone ASF1A, with the protein MSAVNLTNVSVLNNPAPFLTPFQFEVSYECLLSLKDDLEWKLTYVGSAEDETYDQVLESVLVGPINVGNYRFVFEADPPDTSKIREEDIIGVTVLLLTCSYMGQEFVRVGYYVNNDYEDEHLREEPPQKVLIDKVQRNILADKPRVTKFPINFHPENNIEQSEQPNHSSEIPPEEEPEPLNGEEVIPAEQTKSDHGEQAPS; encoded by the exons atgaGTGCTGTAAATCTAACAAATGTTAGCGTCTTAAACAATCCAGCCCCTTTTCTTACTCCCTTTCAGTTTGAAGTCTCCTACGAGTGTTTGCTTTCTCTTAAAGACG ATTTGGAATGGAAACTAACTTATGTGGGATCTGCCGAGGATGAGACCTATGATCAAGTTCTTGAAAGTGTGCTAGTTGGTCCCATTAATGTCGGCAACTATCGTTTTGTCTTTGAG GCTGATCCTCCAGATACTTCAAAAATCCGTGAAGAGGACATAATTGGAGTTACAGTTCTACTGTTGACATGTTCATATATGGGACAAGAATTTGTTCGTGTAGGATATTATGTAAACAATGATTATGAAGATGAGCATTTGAGAGAGGAGCCTCCACAAAAAGTACTGATAGATAAAGTTCAAAGAAATATTTTGGCTGATAAACCTAGAGTCACAAAATTTCCTATAAATTTTCACCCTGAGAATAATATTGAACAATCAGAACAGCCCAATCATTCATCTGAAATTCCACCCGAGGAAGAACCTGAGCCTCTGAATGGTGAAGAAGTGATTCCTGCAGAGCAAACCAAAAGTGATCATGGAGAACAAGCACCCTCATGA
- the LOC122611319 gene encoding ATP synthase subunit beta, mitochondrial, producing MASRRLATSLLRSTVRSPSRSSHTLPSRRTPPRTRSHSPSPATYFLNRTLNNHFSTSSASVSPPPVSKSHDGKITDEFTGAGSIGQVCQVIGAVVDVRFSEGLPPILTALEVLDNSIRLVLEVAQHLGENMVRTIAMDGTEGLVRGQKVLNTGSPITVPVGRATLGRIINVIGEPIDHRGDIKTDHYLPIHREAPAFVEQATEQQILVTGIKVVDLLAPYQRGGKIGLFGGAGVGKTVLIMELINNVAKAHGGFSVFAGVGERTREGNDLYREMMESGVIKLGDKQSESKCALVYGQMNEPPGARARVGLTGLTVAEHFRDAEGQDVLLFIDNIFRFTQANSEVSALLGRIPSAVGYQPTLATDLGGLQERITTTKKGSITSVQAIYVPADDLTDPAPATTFAHLDATTVLSRQISELGIYPAVDPLDSTSRMLSPHILGEDHYNTARGVQKVLQNYKNLQDIIAILGMDELSEDDKLTVARARKIQRFLSQPFHVAEVFTGAPGKYVELKESIGSFQGVLDGKYDDLSEQSFYMVGGIDEVIAKAEKIAKESAA from the exons ATGGCTTCCCGGAGGCTAGCAACCTCCCTCTTACGATCCACCGTCCGATCGCCCTCCCGATCCTCACACACCCTCCCTTCCCGCCGTACACCTCCCCGCACCCGATCCCACTCTCCATCACCAGCGACCTACTTTCTCAACCGTACTCTCAACAACCACTTTTCGACCTCATCCGCATCCGTCTCACCGCCACCTGTCTCCAAATCTCACGACGGAAAGATCACCGATGAGTTCACCGGCGCCGGATCCATCGGACAAGTATGCCAGGTCATCGGTGCTGTCGTTGATGTCAGATTTAGTGAAGGGTTGCCTCCGATATTGACGGCTCTTGAAGTGTTGGATAATAGTATAAGGCTTGTTTTAGAAGTGGCACAACATTTGGGAGAGAATATGGTGAGGACAATTGCTATGGATGGTACGGAAGGCCTTGTTAGAGGTCAAAAAGTCCTCAATACTGGCTCTCCCATCACT GTACCTGTAGGAAGAGCTACGCTAGGAAGaattattaatgttattggAGAGCCTATTGATCATAGAGGCGATATTA AAACTGATCATTATTTGCCTATTCATAGAGAAGCGCCAGCTTTTGTTGAGCAGGCAACTGAACAACAGATTCTTGTTACTGGAATCAAG GTTGTTGATCTCCTTGCACCTTATCAAAGAGGAGGAAAAATTGGTCTTTTTGGTGGTGCCGGTGTAGGAAAAACTGTGCTTATCATGGAACTTATTAACAATGTTGCCAAAGCCCATG GTGGTTTCTCTGTCTTTGCCGGTGTTGGAGAACGTACCCGTGAGGGTAATGATTTATACAGAGAAATGATGGAAAGTGGTGTTATTAAGCTAGGTGATAAGCAG AGTGAGAGCAAGTGTGCTCTAGTCTATGGACAAATGAATGAACCCCCAGGTGCTCGTGCCCGTGTTGGACTCACTGGATTGACTGTCGCTGAACACTTTAGAGATGCTGAAGGACAAGATGTGCTCCTTTTTATTGACAACATTTTCCGTTTTACCCAG GCCAACTCTGAGGTCTCTGCTTTGCTTGGTCGTATCCCATCTGCTGTCGGTTATCAACCAACATTGGCTACAGATCTTGGAGGCCTTCAGGAGCGTATCACTACCACCAAGAAAGGTTCCATTACATCTGTACAAGCTATTTATGTGCCTGCTGATGATTTGACTGATCCAGCTCCTGCCACAACCTTTGCTCATTTGGATGCTACAACTGTGTTATCCCGACAG ATCTCTGAGCTCGGCATTTATCCTGCTGTGGATCCTCTTGACTCCACGTCTCGCATGCTCTCTCCCCACATTTTGGGAGAAGACCACTACAACACAGCTCGTGGAGTACAGAAAGTTCTCCAGAACTACAAAAATCTCCAAGATATCATTGCTATTCTTGGAATGGATGAGCTTAGTGAAGATGACAAGTTGACTGTTGCCCGTGCTCGCAAAATTCAAAGATTTTTGAGTCAACCTTTCCATGTTGCAGAGGTTTTCACTGGTGCCCCAGGGAAATATGTGGAGTTGAAAGAAAGCATTGGTAGCTTCCAG GGAGTGTTGGATGGAAAGTATGATGATTTATCTGAACAGTCATTTTATATGGTTGGAGGAATCGATGAAGTTATTGCTAAGGCTGAGAAGATTGCCAAGGAATCAGCTGCCTAG
- the LOC122579620 gene encoding transcription termination factor MTEF1, chloroplastic produces the protein MIIRFIHVPSIFQHPSKPHHKTLKKPSLNPKYAIFATTTSPPLATTTTDSGLLFRQKILYLKALKVNPTKALQKNPNFRSTSLQSLKSVENCLSSMGILRSEFGRILDMYPQLLTCDPHNDLYPVFGFLLDDIGLEFFDIRKSIIRCPRLLICSVEDQLKPTLLFLRNLGFVGPNKITSQTTMLLVSSVDGTLRPKMDYLIGLGLEYEDVVNMVLRSPGLLTFSIENNFKPKVEYFLKEMKGDLGDLKRFPQYFSYSLEGKIMRRHRLLVDQGLSVPLWDMLKVSDGEFTARLIDARLRLGDKRYRL, from the coding sequence ATGATAATAAGATTCATTCATGTCCCTTCAATATTTCAACACCCTTCAAAACCCCATCACAAAACCCTCAAAAAACCTTCATTAAACCCTAAATATGCAATCTTTGCAACCACAACATCACCACCGttggccaccaccaccacagaCTCCGGCCTTCTTTTCCGGCAAAAGATTCTGTATCTTAAAGCCTTAAAAGTAAACCCCACAAAAGCCCTTCAAAAAAATCCCAACTTTAGGTCAACCTCACTTCAATCTTTAAAATCAGTTGAAAATTGTTTATCCTCAATGGGAATTCTACGTTCCGAATTTGGTCGTATTTTGGATATGTATCCACAGCTTTTAACCTGTGACCCACATAATGATCTTTACcctgtttttggttttttattggATGATATTGGTCTCGAGTTCTTCGATATAAGGAAGTCAATAATTAGGTGTCCTAGGCTTTTGATATGTAGTGTTGAAGATCAGTTGAAACCCACATTGTTGTTTTTAAGAAACTTAGGTTTTGTTGGTCCTAATAAAATCACTTCCCAAACTACAATGTTGCTTGTTTCAAGTGTAGATGGTACATTGAGGCCTAAAATGGATTACTTAATCGGGTTAGGGCTCGAGTATGAAGACGTAGTTAATATGGTGTTGAGATCACCAGGGTTGTTGACATTTAGTATAGAGAATAATTTTAAGCCTAAAGTTGAGTACTTTTTGAAGGAAATGAAAGGGGATTTAGGTGAtttgaaaaggtttcctcaGTACTTTTCGTATAGTTTGGAAGGTAAGATTATGCGTAGGCATCGGTTGTTGGTTGATCAAGGACTTTCAGTACCGTTGTGGGATATGTTGAAGGTAAGTGATGGAGAGTTTACTGCTCGGTTGATTGATGCCAGGCTTCGGTTAGGTGATAAGAGATATAGGTTATAA
- the LOC122578791 gene encoding tetratricopeptide repeat protein 5-like yields the protein MDVNLVSEEDATTDLVMKKAAEAAENLYTIRDTYFPLNPDDKISKLQSQSQIALNLLDSISPEQRKLPTQRAMYEYLKGKILDVFPEYTKQAEDHLSKAVKLNPSLADAWLCLGNCIWKKGDLTATRNCYTLALSKGPNKRILSQLSMLERRLAQGADNQEEIVAESIKHAKEAIALDVKDGNSWYNLGNACLTCFFVTGAWDHSKLQQALKAYQNAEKDKNTKSNPDLFFNCATVNTYLENYQRALSGFEAAASIDPSLNAAEEVQKMINLFDKLDSLLKGQIKAKRLASLTSSLAEVRLNPSYKRATIDNLSDGLNKTFAVVGKVLFFVKHENNTPLFYLVCDSNQKCFVLTVYGISNDAIKEGDQVTLLDPNFRINEFSWNEKRYEFRSVRVDFLEQVQINGKPVPPHYSVRSSIYAQHKP from the exons ATGGATGTAAATCTCGTAAGTGAAGAAGATGCAACGACAGATTTAGTGATGAAGAAAGCAGCAGAAGCTGCAGAAAATCTTTACACAATCAGAGACACTTATTTCCCCTTAAACCCAGATGACAAAATCTCCAAACTTCAATCTCAATCTCAAATCGCTCTCAACCTTCTTGATTCCATCTCTCCAG aaCAAAGGAAATTGCCTACACAACGTGCAATGTATGAGTATTTGAAAGGGAAGATATTGGATGTGTTTCCTGAGTATACGAAACAAGCCGAAGATCATCTTTCTAAAGCT GTCAAGTTGAATCCATCTCTTGCAGACGCTTGGCTATGTTTGGGAAATTGTATTTGGAAAAAGGGAGATTTAACTGCAACTAGAAACTGCTATACCCTTGCTTTAAGCAAG GGTCCAAATAAAAGGATACTAAGTCAATTATCAATGCTTGAAAGACGATTGGCTCAAG GTGCGGATAATCAGGAGGAAATTGTTGCTGAAAGCATCAAACACGCAAAGGAGGCTATTGCTTTAGATGTGAAAGATGGGAATTCATGGT ACAACCTTGGGAATGCCTGTCTCACATGTTTCTTTGTGACGGGGGCATGGGATCACAGCAAATTACAGCAGGCGCTCAAGGCATATCAAAATGCT GAGAAAGATAAGAATACGAAGTCAAACCCAGACCTATTCTTCAACTGTGCTACT GTAAATACATATCTAGAGAACTATCAGAGGGCACTTAGTGGATTTGAAGCAGCTGCCTCGATAGATCCTTCCCTTAATGCCGCTGAGGAAGTTCAAAAGATGATTAATCTTTTCGATAAATTGGACAGTTTGTTGAAG GGACAAATTAAGGCTAAGCGACTGGCTTCATTGACTTCATCTCTCGCGGAAGTTCGAT TGAACCCATCTTACAAGAGGGCCACCATCGATAATTTGTCTGATGGTCTTAACAAGACATTTGCAGTTGTGGGGAAGGTACTGTTCTTCGTCAAACATGAGAATAATACCCCCTT GTTTTATCTGGTGTGTGATTCGAACCAGAAGTGTTTTGTCCTCACAGTATACGGGATAAGCAACGATGCT ATTAAAGAGGGTGATCAAGTCACACTTTTGGATCCAAATTTTCGTATCAATGAATTTTCATGGAATGAAAAG CGGTATGAATTCAGATCAGTTCGTGTGGATTTTCTTGAACAAGTACAGATAAATGGAAAACCCGTCCCCCCTCACTATTCTGTTCGCTCATCAATTTATGCACAACATAAACCTTGA